One Stenotrophomonas oahuensis genomic region harbors:
- a CDS encoding efflux RND transporter permease subunit codes for MSANLSIWSIRNPVAVTLLFVLLALAGLVGFREMKVQDFPDIDFPIITVTATLPGASPTQLENDVARRLEDALANLQGIKHITATLGDSVVSLNAEFEVGVPVQQAMDDVRNAVAGIRADLPAELEDPVIRRVELASQPVLTFALSSTTLDMEQLSWFIDNQVSKRLLGSPGIGAVQRIGGLSREVRVALDPARLLALNTTAADISRQLRQSQLEAAGGRVDLGGAEQSVRTLAATASAAEIAAFEITLSDGRHLRLDDVATVSDTTAEPRAAARMDGWPVVAFDVMRARGASELEVARVTRRVIEELQREHPQIQVEEAVSYVDPIAANYRGSMMLLLEGALLAVIVVYLFLRDWRATFIAIVALPLSVIPTFALMQLMGFSLNTVSLLSLSLIIGVLVDDAIVEIENIERHLLMGKAPLDAARDASSEIGLAVVATTLTLVAVFVPTSLMGGTVGQYFVQFGWTAAVAVLFSLLVARMLTPTMAAYLLKAAPRGVSAPRWVVRYLRVVRTCLRHRLLTLAAATAVVLLGLGVATLLPGEFMPPDDGNHVQVQLTLPPGSRLADTLASAEQARALLARNPYVESVYTAVGAGGARSGEPDEAAPSVGVTTAAMTVNLMPRGERPQRQDVEKVLRDALQPLAGIRVEVGEGSEGFELVLTGDDGDLLARHARVVERELRAIPGVGAVVSSAAVVRPELEIHPDPARAADLGVSASAIADALRVATLGDYRQDLAKLNLSERQIPVVVRLDNAGRDDLDILRRLPVASARGAVPLESVADVRLGSGPAALSRHDRKRNVTLNVALNGLPLGEVEQQAMALPSVRHLPRGVALAVAGDSEVMGELIAGFALAMGAGVLCVYMVLVLLLKDFAQPLTVLVALLLSIPGAFLALWLSGHTLSMPSMIGLIMLMGITTKNAILLVDYIVIARNDLGLSRHRAVIDACRKRARPIVMTTVAMGAGMLPVALGWGADPSFRAPMGVVVMGGLLTSTVLCLLVVPVAYTVMDDAVQHLRRLFGKGVPAPVLQERRP; via the coding sequence ATGAGTGCCAACCTGTCCATCTGGTCGATCCGCAATCCTGTCGCGGTCACGCTGTTGTTCGTACTGCTGGCGCTGGCCGGTCTGGTCGGCTTCCGTGAGATGAAAGTACAGGATTTCCCGGATATCGACTTCCCGATCATCACCGTCACCGCCACCCTTCCGGGGGCCTCGCCCACGCAACTGGAGAACGACGTTGCGCGCAGGCTGGAAGATGCGCTGGCCAACCTGCAGGGCATCAAGCACATCACGGCGACGCTGGGTGACAGCGTGGTGTCACTGAACGCAGAGTTCGAAGTCGGAGTGCCTGTCCAGCAGGCCATGGATGACGTGCGCAATGCCGTGGCCGGCATACGGGCGGATCTGCCCGCTGAACTGGAAGACCCGGTGATCCGTCGGGTGGAACTGGCGAGCCAGCCGGTGCTGACATTCGCACTGAGCTCCACAACGCTGGATATGGAGCAGCTGTCTTGGTTCATCGACAACCAGGTGAGCAAGCGCCTGCTGGGATCGCCAGGCATCGGGGCCGTACAACGGATAGGCGGGCTCAGTCGCGAAGTGCGGGTGGCGTTGGACCCGGCCCGCCTGCTGGCACTGAACACGACCGCCGCCGACATCTCACGCCAGCTGCGTCAGTCGCAGCTGGAGGCGGCTGGCGGGCGGGTGGATCTGGGCGGCGCTGAACAATCCGTGCGCACGTTAGCGGCGACGGCGTCTGCCGCAGAGATCGCTGCGTTTGAGATCACCCTGAGTGACGGTCGGCACCTGCGCCTGGACGATGTGGCCACCGTCAGTGACACCACGGCCGAGCCCCGCGCTGCTGCCCGCATGGACGGGTGGCCGGTGGTCGCCTTCGATGTGATGCGGGCACGCGGGGCCAGCGAGCTGGAGGTGGCCAGGGTAACGCGGCGGGTGATCGAGGAGCTTCAGCGAGAGCACCCACAGATACAGGTGGAAGAGGCGGTCAGCTACGTGGATCCGATTGCGGCCAACTATCGCGGCTCCATGATGCTGCTGTTGGAAGGTGCGTTGCTTGCGGTGATCGTGGTGTACCTGTTCCTGCGCGACTGGCGCGCCACCTTCATCGCGATCGTGGCGTTGCCGCTCTCGGTCATCCCCACCTTCGCACTGATGCAGTTGATGGGGTTCTCGCTCAATACGGTGTCGCTGCTGTCGTTGTCACTGATCATTGGCGTGCTGGTGGATGACGCGATCGTGGAGATCGAGAACATCGAACGCCACCTGCTGATGGGCAAGGCCCCGCTGGACGCGGCGCGGGACGCCTCCAGCGAGATCGGTCTGGCCGTGGTGGCAACCACGCTGACACTGGTGGCGGTATTCGTGCCGACCTCACTGATGGGCGGTACCGTGGGCCAGTATTTCGTGCAGTTTGGCTGGACCGCCGCGGTCGCCGTGCTGTTCTCGCTGCTGGTCGCGCGAATGCTGACGCCGACCATGGCGGCGTATCTGCTGAAGGCGGCACCTCGTGGCGTCAGCGCGCCACGCTGGGTGGTGCGCTACCTGCGCGTGGTCCGCACCTGCCTGCGGCACCGGCTGCTCACTCTGGCGGCCGCCACAGCCGTGGTGCTGTTGGGGCTGGGGGTGGCTACGCTGCTACCGGGCGAGTTCATGCCGCCGGACGACGGCAACCACGTCCAGGTCCAGTTGACCCTGCCGCCGGGCAGTCGGCTGGCCGATACCCTGGCCAGCGCGGAACAGGCGCGGGCGCTGCTTGCACGCAACCCGTACGTGGAATCGGTGTACACCGCTGTCGGTGCGGGTGGTGCGCGCTCGGGTGAACCGGATGAAGCCGCGCCCAGCGTCGGCGTTACCACCGCAGCGATGACGGTGAACCTCATGCCGCGTGGGGAGCGTCCTCAACGACAGGACGTTGAGAAGGTGCTGCGTGACGCCCTGCAGCCGTTGGCCGGCATCCGCGTGGAAGTGGGGGAGGGCAGCGAAGGCTTCGAGCTGGTGCTCACCGGTGACGATGGCGACCTGCTGGCACGGCATGCCCGTGTGGTGGAGCGTGAGCTGCGCGCGATTCCCGGCGTCGGCGCGGTGGTGTCATCGGCGGCCGTGGTTCGCCCCGAGCTGGAGATCCATCCTGATCCGGCGCGCGCAGCGGACCTCGGTGTCAGCGCCAGCGCCATTGCCGATGCCCTGCGCGTCGCCACCCTCGGCGATTACCGACAGGACCTGGCCAAATTGAACCTGAGTGAGCGCCAGATTCCGGTGGTGGTGCGCCTGGACAACGCAGGGCGCGACGACCTGGACATCCTGCGACGACTGCCGGTGGCCAGCGCCCGGGGCGCGGTGCCGCTGGAGAGCGTGGCGGATGTGCGCCTGGGCAGCGGCCCGGCAGCGCTCAGCCGCCATGACCGCAAGCGCAATGTCACGCTGAATGTGGCCCTGAACGGCCTTCCCCTCGGTGAGGTGGAGCAGCAGGCGATGGCGCTGCCCAGCGTGCGCCACCTGCCTCGCGGTGTTGCCCTGGCCGTGGCTGGCGATTCGGAAGTGATGGGCGAGCTCATCGCTGGTTTCGCGCTGGCGATGGGGGCGGGCGTGCTGTGCGTCTACATGGTGCTGGTGCTGCTGCTGAAGGACTTTGCCCAGCCGCTGACGGTGCTGGTGGCACTGCTGCTCTCGATCCCCGGCGCCTTCCTGGCGCTGTGGTTGAGCGGGCATACGCTGTCCATGCCGTCGATGATCGGCCTGATCATGCTGATGGGCATCACCACCAAGAACGCCATCCTGCTGGTGGACTACATCGTCATTGCCCGCAATGACCTTGGACTGAGCCGGCACCGTGCGGTCATCGATGCATGCCGCAAGCGCGCGCGGCCCATCGTGATGACCACGGTGGCGATGGGGGCCGGCATGCTGCCGGTAGCACTGGGGTGGGGTGCCGATCCCAGCTTCCGCGCGCCCATGGGCGTGGTGGTGATGGGCGGACTGCTGACCTCCACCGTGCTCTGCCTGCTGGTAGTGCCGGTGGCCTACACGGTGATGGATGACGCCGTGCAACACCTGAGACGGCTGTTTGGGAAGGGGGTGCCGGCCCCGGTTCTGCAGGAGCGACGCCCATGA
- a CDS encoding SOS response-associated peptidase: protein MRRFAQAFVDVDAFAPGLPDHLTLALASAVQRYNIGKGCPAAVLFATDGEDPSITDMQWGLVPRWSKEPATPYTTVTARLTKAPGSRLFASAWEHRHCIVPLTGYYKWDRERKPPWPMFVQRQDGRALLAAGLWERWQDEAGQVLDSFTVLTDANPDIPAPLSQDGPVFVSPQVAMDWLSGSINTPAGMKARARTDALEIHYVSKAVRDPKQDEYTLLEPVSPDESHSEENVAWDGDGLDEDQD, encoded by the coding sequence ATGCGCCGTTTTGCCCAAGCCTTCGTCGACGTGGACGCCTTTGCGCCCGGCCTTCCGGATCACCTCACGCTGGCCTTGGCCAGCGCGGTGCAGCGTTACAACATCGGCAAAGGCTGCCCGGCGGCGGTTCTGTTCGCGACGGATGGCGAGGATCCGTCGATCACTGACATGCAGTGGGGACTGGTACCGCGCTGGTCAAAGGAACCCGCGACACCCTACACCACGGTGACCGCGCGCCTGACCAAGGCACCGGGCAGCCGTCTGTTCGCCAGTGCCTGGGAGCACCGCCACTGCATTGTGCCATTGACCGGCTACTACAAATGGGACCGTGAGCGGAAACCACCGTGGCCGATGTTTGTACAGCGCCAGGACGGTCGCGCGCTTCTGGCGGCCGGACTCTGGGAGCGGTGGCAGGACGAAGCCGGCCAGGTCCTGGACAGCTTTACAGTACTGACCGATGCAAATCCGGACATCCCCGCCCCGCTCTCGCAGGATGGCCCCGTCTTCGTCTCGCCGCAGGTGGCGATGGACTGGCTGAGCGGTTCAATCAATACCCCCGCAGGAATGAAAGCCCGTGCCCGAACGGATGCGCTTGAGATCCATTACGTGAGCAAGGCCGTGCGCGACCCGAAGCAGGATGAGTACACCCTGCTGGAACCGGTAAGCCCGGATGAGTCTCATTCTGAGGAGAACGTGGCCTGGGACGGTGACGGCCTCGATGAGGACCAGGACTGA
- a CDS encoding DNA-3-methyladenine glycosylase, whose translation MTDIALAPAWIPADWSVLPRRFYARHPTEVAPELLNKLLVRDDGRAARIVEVEAYAGGEDPAAHSYRGKTARNATMFGEAGHLYVYFTYGMHWGSNAVCGPVGEGMGVLLRAAEPVSALDLMRASRPAARRDRDLASGPGKLSQAFGITRALDGADLVRADSGVAIVSDGVTPPDSPWVGPRIGISKAVEIPWRWCVPDHPHVSVRPRRSPP comes from the coding sequence ATGACCGATATTGCGCTTGCCCCTGCGTGGATCCCGGCGGATTGGTCTGTGCTGCCACGGCGCTTCTATGCACGCCACCCGACCGAAGTGGCACCTGAACTCCTCAACAAGCTGCTGGTGCGCGACGACGGCCGTGCCGCGCGCATCGTGGAAGTGGAAGCCTACGCCGGCGGTGAAGACCCCGCCGCACACTCCTACCGGGGAAAGACGGCGCGCAATGCCACCATGTTTGGTGAGGCGGGCCATTTGTATGTCTACTTCACCTATGGCATGCACTGGGGCAGCAACGCGGTCTGTGGTCCCGTTGGTGAGGGAATGGGTGTACTGCTGCGTGCCGCCGAGCCGGTCAGCGCTCTCGATCTCATGCGCGCATCCCGTCCTGCGGCGCGTCGTGATCGCGACCTGGCGAGCGGCCCGGGCAAGCTGTCGCAGGCGTTCGGCATCACCCGCGCTCTGGACGGAGCAGATCTCGTTCGTGCCGATTCAGGCGTTGCGATCGTCAGCGACGGCGTAACGCCGCCTGACTCCCCATGGGTGGGGCCACGCATTGGCATCAGCAAGGCGGTGGAGATTCCCTGGCGCTGGTGCGTGCCAGACCATCCGCACGTGTCTGTCCGCCCCAGACGCTCACCGCCCTGA
- a CDS encoding phosphoethanolamine transferase, whose amino-acid sequence MDASVATPAPKTGVFARLSAFRPSLNQEMLILVASVFFALISNGPFWNAAHALHPGSVLFLVSLAGVLIAANGLLLSLLVWRWTAKPVLTVLLFVTAMAVHYMTRYGVYFDADMVRNVLATDVKESRELMTPSLILPLLITAVLPTLLLWRVRIVPRAFTRTLWVRPVFMLGLLVIGAGSVMLASADVASMLRNHREIKYLATPMNYVIGLKQNLRSSSPIAKAPKTPIAQDAIVAARPAGSRPRLLVIVVGETVRAQNWGLNGYARQTTPELAQIGVVNFPDMHSCGTSTEVSLPCMFSQIGRRNYDEKAIRGQQSLLNVFDRVGITSLWRDNQSGCKGVCEGAEFESLTDARDPSLCREGRCMDEILLAGLDAKVRAVPGDRVVVLHQLGNHGPSYFQRYPDNFRKFTPPCQNPELGNCTPQQITNAYDNAVLYTDHFLARTIHELQAMSDYDTAMVYVSDHGESLGEKGLYLHGVPYAIAPAEQTSVPMIMWFSQRFASSRGLDTGCLAQRARQRTDHDVLFSSLLGLMQVSTRAYDPTQDVFASCMKAT is encoded by the coding sequence CTGGACGCGTCAGTCGCAACCCCGGCACCGAAGACGGGCGTATTTGCCCGTCTTTCCGCATTTCGCCCGTCTCTGAACCAGGAAATGCTGATCCTGGTGGCAAGCGTGTTCTTCGCGCTGATCAGCAACGGCCCCTTCTGGAATGCCGCTCACGCGCTGCATCCGGGCAGCGTGCTGTTTCTGGTGTCGCTGGCGGGGGTACTGATCGCGGCCAACGGCCTGCTGCTCTCCCTGCTGGTCTGGCGCTGGACCGCGAAACCTGTGCTCACGGTGCTGCTGTTCGTCACTGCAATGGCAGTGCATTACATGACCCGCTACGGCGTCTACTTCGACGCCGACATGGTGCGCAATGTCCTGGCTACCGATGTCAAGGAATCGCGCGAGCTGATGACCCCCAGCTTGATCCTGCCGCTGCTGATCACCGCCGTGCTCCCTACGCTTCTGCTCTGGCGGGTTCGCATCGTGCCGCGTGCGTTCACCCGCACCCTGTGGGTACGCCCGGTGTTCATGCTGGGGTTGCTCGTGATCGGCGCGGGTTCGGTGATGCTTGCATCGGCCGACGTCGCCTCGATGCTGCGCAATCACCGCGAGATCAAGTATCTGGCCACGCCCATGAACTACGTTATCGGGCTGAAGCAGAACCTGCGCAGCAGCTCGCCCATCGCCAAAGCACCCAAGACCCCCATCGCGCAGGACGCCATCGTGGCTGCGCGCCCGGCCGGAAGCCGTCCGCGCCTGCTTGTGATCGTGGTGGGCGAGACCGTGCGCGCCCAGAACTGGGGTCTGAATGGGTATGCGCGCCAGACCACTCCCGAGTTGGCGCAGATCGGAGTGGTGAACTTCCCGGACATGCATTCCTGCGGAACGAGTACCGAGGTTTCGCTGCCCTGCATGTTCTCGCAGATCGGCCGGCGCAACTATGACGAGAAAGCCATCCGCGGACAGCAATCATTGTTGAACGTATTTGATCGTGTCGGTATTACCTCACTGTGGCGCGACAACCAGTCCGGCTGCAAGGGCGTGTGCGAGGGAGCCGAGTTCGAATCGCTGACCGATGCCCGTGATCCGTCACTGTGCAGGGAGGGTCGCTGCATGGACGAGATACTGCTGGCTGGCCTGGACGCAAAGGTGCGTGCCGTCCCCGGCGACCGCGTGGTGGTGCTGCACCAGCTGGGTAACCATGGCCCCAGCTACTTCCAGCGCTACCCGGACAACTTCCGCAAGTTCACCCCACCCTGTCAGAACCCGGAGCTGGGCAACTGCACGCCGCAGCAGATCACCAACGCATACGACAATGCGGTGCTGTACACCGACCATTTCCTGGCCCGCACCATCCATGAGCTGCAGGCGATGAGCGACTACGACACTGCAATGGTGTATGTATCCGACCATGGCGAGTCACTGGGCGAGAAGGGCTTGTACCTGCATGGGGTGCCTTACGCCATTGCACCCGCCGAGCAGACCTCGGTGCCGATGATCATGTGGTTCTCGCAACGATTCGCCAGCTCGCGCGGCCTGGACACCGGCTGCCTGGCGCAGCGCGCCCGTCAGCGGACGGACCATGACGTGCTGTTCTCCTCGTTGCTGGGGTTGATGCAGGTCAGCACCCGGGCCTATGACCCGACCCAGGATGTGTTTGCTTCCTGCATGAAGGCGACATGA
- a CDS encoding efflux RND transporter periplasmic adaptor subunit, which yields MKHRLTALTAALLLVVAALALGWHQSRSSAPPSGAAVPVLSVTLVQPRHERLPVRVPATGNIAAWQEASVGAETDGQRLTEVLVNVGDVVQQGQLLARFSPTSLQASLAEAEAAVTLARAEADEAASNHQRAQGLDAAGVMSKQQVGQYSAVALTSRARLQAAQAVAELARLRVQQTRVLAPSDGTISARTATVGAVVPAGQELFRLIKDHRLEWRAVVSTTGLAQVQAGQPVRIATPAQPDVVGRVRMVGPMIDTATRSGLVFVDLPTTTVLRAGAFAQGQIEVGDHAGLTLPNNAVLARDGLDYVMEVGQGGAVHTRRVTLGQRVGERVEISAGLDAGTRVIGSGLGLLNDGDTVRVVNGTAGGMR from the coding sequence ATGAAACACCGCCTTACTGCCCTGACCGCAGCGCTGCTGCTGGTCGTGGCTGCGCTCGCCCTTGGGTGGCATCAATCCCGTTCCAGCGCACCGCCGTCAGGTGCAGCCGTGCCGGTCCTTTCCGTCACCCTGGTGCAGCCACGGCACGAAAGGCTGCCGGTGCGGGTGCCGGCGACCGGCAATATCGCGGCCTGGCAGGAGGCCAGCGTTGGAGCCGAGACAGACGGCCAGCGCCTGACCGAAGTGCTGGTCAACGTCGGTGACGTGGTGCAACAGGGCCAACTGCTCGCACGATTCAGCCCGACATCGCTGCAGGCCTCGCTGGCCGAAGCCGAGGCGGCCGTGACGCTGGCGCGCGCCGAAGCCGATGAGGCAGCGAGCAATCACCAGCGCGCACAGGGTCTGGACGCAGCAGGGGTGATGTCCAAGCAGCAGGTGGGGCAGTACAGCGCTGTCGCGCTGACCAGTCGCGCCCGGCTGCAGGCCGCGCAGGCCGTGGCCGAGCTTGCGCGGTTGCGCGTGCAGCAGACCCGGGTGCTGGCTCCCTCCGACGGAACCATCAGCGCGCGTACGGCGACCGTGGGTGCCGTGGTACCGGCCGGCCAGGAACTGTTCCGGCTGATCAAAGACCATCGGCTGGAATGGCGTGCGGTGGTATCCACTACGGGGCTGGCGCAGGTGCAGGCCGGCCAGCCGGTGCGAATCGCCACTCCGGCGCAGCCCGACGTTGTGGGTCGGGTTCGCATGGTCGGCCCGATGATCGATACCGCCACGCGTAGTGGGCTGGTTTTCGTGGACCTGCCGACGACAACCGTGCTGCGTGCCGGTGCATTCGCACAAGGGCAGATCGAGGTGGGTGATCACGCCGGCCTGACGTTGCCGAACAACGCGGTGTTGGCGCGCGACGGCTTGGATTACGTGATGGAAGTGGGGCAGGGCGGTGCGGTGCACACGCGTCGGGTCACGTTGGGGCAGCGCGTGGGCGAGCGGGTGGAGATCAGTGCGGGGCTGGATGCCGGCACTCGCGTCATCGGCTCAGGTCTGGGTCTGCTCAACGACGGTGACACAGTGCGCGTGGTGAACGGCACTGCGGGGGGCATGCGATGA
- a CDS encoding Ku protein has protein sequence MARPIWTGSLSFGLLNVPVSLMSGERRMDLSFRMLDSRDKKPIRYERVNADTGEEVPWKDIVKAFEYDKGSYVVIEKEDIAAAAPETHESIDVEAFVDAESIDLRYYEKPYILIPGKKAEKGYVLLRETLKDTGKVGIGRVVIRTREYICAVMPEEDALVMILLRYPQELVALDEYKLPKGSAKDYRVAPKELEMARKLIESMTSNWDPAEYQDEFRERLSDIIKKRMKQAGATTKFEEPEHHEDAATNVVDFMALLQKSLDSNRRTPAKATKAAKKSAPAKKATKKAAAKKAPAKKAATKARKRA, from the coding sequence ATGGCTCGACCAATCTGGACCGGCTCGCTTTCATTCGGGTTGCTGAACGTCCCGGTGTCCCTCATGTCCGGCGAGCGTCGCATGGACCTCAGCTTCCGCATGCTGGATTCGCGTGACAAGAAGCCGATCCGCTACGAGCGGGTCAATGCGGACACCGGTGAAGAGGTGCCGTGGAAGGATATCGTCAAGGCCTTCGAGTACGACAAGGGCAGCTATGTGGTCATTGAGAAGGAAGATATCGCTGCCGCCGCACCGGAAACGCACGAGTCGATCGATGTGGAAGCCTTTGTGGATGCCGAAAGCATCGACCTGCGCTATTACGAAAAGCCCTACATCCTGATTCCCGGAAAGAAGGCCGAGAAGGGCTATGTGCTCTTGCGCGAAACTCTGAAGGACACCGGCAAGGTCGGCATCGGCCGGGTGGTGATCCGCACCCGCGAATACATCTGTGCGGTGATGCCGGAGGAAGACGCGTTGGTCATGATCCTGCTGCGCTACCCGCAGGAGCTGGTGGCGCTGGACGAGTACAAGCTGCCCAAAGGCAGTGCCAAGGACTACCGGGTGGCCCCCAAAGAGCTGGAAATGGCCCGGAAGCTGATCGAGAGCATGACCTCCAACTGGGATCCAGCTGAATACCAGGATGAGTTCCGTGAGCGGTTGTCGGACATCATCAAAAAGCGGATGAAGCAGGCCGGGGCCACCACGAAGTTCGAGGAGCCCGAGCACCACGAAGATGCCGCTACCAACGTGGTGGACTTCATGGCCCTGCTGCAGAAGAGCCTGGACAGCAACCGGCGCACACCTGCCAAGGCCACCAAGGCAGCGAAGAAATCCGCACCGGCGAAGAAGGCGACCAAGAAGGCAGCAGCGAAGAAGGCACCTGCCAAGAAGGCGGCGACGAAGGCGCGCAAACGCGCGTGA
- the ligD gene encoding DNA ligase D: MSLSEYRRKRSFDKTREPEPGKAAPRGHRALFVVQLHHASRRHYDFRLQVGDALKSWAVPKGPSYDPKVKRMAVEVEDHPLDYAGFEGEIPKGEYGGGHVAQFDHGVWSTEGDAEAQLAKGHLRFELFGDKLKGGWHLVRSGKPARQPQWLLFKDNDAFAGALEADDLLADVTSAPAADRKRAGTGKTHKKRLTTVAPKARKRRVDWAKRALALAGARKAGAPSGPFAPQLAKLGESPPQGDAWVHEIKWDGYRILATVNKGVVRLWSRNALEWTDKVPEIRDAVAALGLESAALDGELIAGKGTKQDFNLLQSTLSGERHGALTYALFDLLHLDGVDVSEAPLLERKQLLQSLLEDSPRQLAYSSHVEGEGAKAFEMAGEQHFEGIISKRADRAYHGGRSDDWRKTKQLASDEFAVVGYTAPKGSRTGFGSLLLARPDAEHGWRFAGRVGTGFTDARLREISALIGKAGSKTPSVHIPEMDTDLRSATWFKPRFVVEVFYRGMGGQQLLRQPSLKAVREDKQVSDLKDSDRGTSTGPQKKAARRSARSKKAAKEMPSLSSPTKVLFVDDGITKQDVWNYYTAIMDYILPEIVGRPLSVIRCPVGTAKACFFQKHHTAGMEIVDTVRLKEESGSQGDYLVVREAAGLMELVQFNTLEFHPWGSHAESPDRADRVVFDLDPGPGVPFSEVKKAATDIRSKLKQLKLESFLRVSGGKGLHVVVPLRPGCDWELTKRFAKGFAEALAETEPDRFLSKATKSLRNKRIFVDYLRNGRGATAVASYSLRARPGAPVAMPISWTELSKLQRADTFTLKTVPAKLKRRRKDPWEGIDTLKQNLSRWARKPSGR; encoded by the coding sequence ATGAGCCTGAGTGAGTACCGCCGCAAACGCAGTTTCGACAAAACCCGTGAGCCCGAACCGGGCAAAGCCGCGCCACGCGGCCATCGCGCCCTGTTCGTGGTCCAGTTACACCATGCCAGCCGACGGCATTACGACTTCCGCCTGCAGGTGGGCGACGCGCTGAAAAGCTGGGCGGTGCCGAAGGGGCCCAGTTACGATCCCAAGGTCAAGCGGATGGCGGTGGAGGTCGAGGACCATCCCCTTGACTACGCCGGGTTTGAAGGTGAGATACCCAAAGGCGAGTACGGCGGCGGGCATGTGGCGCAGTTCGACCATGGGGTGTGGTCAACCGAAGGAGATGCCGAAGCACAGCTCGCCAAGGGCCACCTGCGCTTCGAGCTGTTCGGTGACAAGCTCAAGGGAGGCTGGCATCTTGTGCGCTCGGGAAAGCCAGCGCGGCAGCCACAGTGGCTGCTGTTCAAGGACAACGACGCGTTCGCCGGCGCGCTCGAGGCCGACGACCTGCTGGCGGATGTCACCTCGGCCCCGGCGGCTGATCGCAAGCGCGCGGGTACCGGCAAGACCCACAAGAAGCGGCTGACGACTGTGGCACCGAAGGCGCGCAAGCGGCGCGTGGACTGGGCCAAGCGGGCGCTGGCATTGGCTGGGGCCCGGAAGGCCGGCGCGCCATCGGGACCGTTTGCGCCACAGTTGGCCAAGCTCGGCGAAAGTCCCCCGCAGGGGGATGCCTGGGTGCACGAAATCAAATGGGATGGTTATCGCATCCTGGCCACGGTCAACAAAGGCGTCGTACGACTGTGGTCGCGAAACGCGCTGGAGTGGACCGACAAAGTGCCGGAGATCCGTGATGCGGTGGCCGCGTTGGGGCTGGAATCGGCCGCGCTGGACGGCGAGCTGATCGCCGGCAAGGGCACCAAGCAGGATTTCAATCTGTTGCAGTCCACGCTGTCCGGTGAGCGCCACGGCGCGCTGACATATGCGTTGTTTGACCTCCTGCACCTGGATGGCGTTGATGTTTCAGAGGCACCGCTGCTGGAGCGGAAACAGCTCCTGCAGTCGCTGCTGGAGGATTCCCCCCGGCAGCTGGCCTACAGTTCGCACGTTGAAGGCGAGGGCGCAAAGGCCTTCGAGATGGCGGGCGAGCAGCACTTCGAGGGCATCATTTCCAAGCGTGCGGACCGTGCTTACCATGGCGGCCGAAGTGACGACTGGCGCAAGACCAAGCAACTTGCCAGCGACGAGTTCGCAGTGGTCGGATACACCGCGCCCAAAGGGAGCCGAACCGGCTTCGGCTCGCTGCTGTTGGCCAGACCCGACGCCGAGCATGGTTGGCGCTTCGCTGGTCGCGTAGGCACAGGCTTCACCGACGCCCGGTTGCGCGAGATCAGCGCACTGATCGGCAAGGCCGGCAGCAAGACCCCCAGTGTCCATATCCCTGAGATGGACACGGATCTTCGCAGTGCCACCTGGTTCAAACCGCGCTTCGTAGTGGAGGTGTTCTATCGGGGCATGGGCGGGCAGCAACTGCTTCGCCAACCGTCATTGAAAGCGGTACGCGAGGACAAGCAGGTGAGTGATCTGAAAGACAGTGATCGGGGCACATCGACAGGCCCGCAGAAGAAGGCGGCCAGAAGGTCGGCAAGATCGAAGAAGGCGGCCAAGGAGATGCCGTCGCTTTCATCGCCCACAAAGGTCCTGTTCGTCGACGACGGCATCACCAAACAGGACGTCTGGAACTACTACACCGCCATCATGGACTACATCCTGCCTGAGATCGTCGGGCGGCCGCTGTCGGTCATCCGCTGCCCTGTAGGCACCGCGAAAGCGTGCTTCTTCCAGAAGCACCATACCGCCGGGATGGAAATCGTGGACACGGTGCGACTGAAGGAAGAAAGTGGGTCGCAGGGCGATTACCTGGTGGTGCGCGAAGCCGCCGGGCTGATGGAACTGGTGCAATTCAACACGCTGGAGTTCCACCCCTGGGGGAGTCATGCCGAATCGCCGGATCGCGCCGACCGCGTAGTGTTCGACCTGGACCCGGGCCCGGGAGTGCCGTTCTCGGAGGTCAAGAAAGCAGCCACTGACATTCGCAGCAAACTGAAGCAGTTGAAGCTGGAGTCGTTCCTGCGGGTATCCGGCGGCAAAGGGCTCCATGTGGTGGTGCCGCTGCGGCCGGGCTGCGACTGGGAGCTGACCAAGCGTTTCGCCAAGGGCTTTGCCGAGGCGCTGGCCGAGACCGAGCCGGACCGTTTCCTTTCCAAAGCCACCAAGAGCCTGCGCAACAAGCGCATCTTCGTGGACTACCTGCGCAACGGGCGCGGTGCCACGGCGGTCGCGTCGTATTCCCTGCGCGCGCGTCCGGGGGCACCTGTGGCCATGCCGATCAGTTGGACCGAGCTGTCCAAACTGCAGCGTGCCGATACGTTCACCCTGAAGACGGTGCCGGCCAAGCTCAAACGGCGGCGCAAGGATCCGTGGGAAGGCATTGATACGCTGAAGCAGAACCTGTCGCGCTGGGCGCGCAAGCCCTCAGGGCGGTGA